Proteins from a single region of Nitrosarchaeum sp.:
- a CDS encoding phosphate/phosphite/phosphonate ABC transporter substrate-binding protein yields the protein MNKFYVLIPIILIAGIGIGYGVFVTTDNNVDTTAKKVITLAIQPTAQASDIESQANELEQYLEQETDYDIQIYVPTSYAGVVEALRFGKADVAFMSAWPAYLAVEKAGATLEIAEVREVVIGDTLTAETFYYSYWVVPKDSPYNTLEDLRGKRAAFSSPLSTSGYVTPMKTMVETGLITVEKGKEVDPKSYFSDVVFAGGYSQAWEALKSNKVDVSIIAGDVSEKLYREVRENTKVIHEQGPIPSHGVVFSKEMDSNAKMEIKRAMLKMGNDDSTKQIMRKLVSAIFVGFEETTAEKHLENLQSALEMTGLKYTEKV from the coding sequence ATGAATAAATTTTATGTCTTAATTCCAATAATATTGATAGCTGGAATTGGCATAGGATATGGCGTATTTGTAACAACAGATAACAATGTAGATACAACTGCAAAGAAAGTCATAACACTTGCAATTCAACCAACAGCTCAAGCAAGTGACATAGAATCACAAGCAAATGAACTAGAACAATATCTAGAACAAGAAACTGATTATGACATTCAAATTTACGTTCCAACATCATATGCTGGAGTTGTAGAGGCCTTACGCTTTGGCAAGGCAGATGTTGCATTTATGAGTGCATGGCCTGCATATCTTGCAGTAGAAAAAGCAGGTGCTACATTAGAAATTGCAGAAGTAAGAGAAGTAGTTATAGGCGATACGCTAACCGCTGAAACATTTTATTATTCATATTGGGTTGTTCCAAAAGATTCACCATATAACACACTAGAAGATCTAAGGGGTAAACGTGCAGCATTTTCAAGTCCGTTATCCACATCAGGTTATGTGACACCAATGAAAACAATGGTCGAAACAGGGTTAATCACAGTAGAAAAAGGCAAGGAAGTTGATCCAAAATCATACTTTTCAGATGTAGTGTTTGCAGGAGGGTACAGTCAAGCATGGGAAGCACTGAAAAGCAACAAAGTCGATGTTAGCATAATTGCAGGGGATGTAAGCGAGAAACTTTACAGAGAAGTAAGAGAAAACACAAAGGTGATCCACGAGCAGGGGCCTATACCGTCACATGGTGTGGTATTTAGCAAAGAGATGGATTCTAATGCAAAAATGGAAATCAAACGAGCGATGTTAAAGATGGGAAATGATGACAGTACAAAACAAATCATGAGAAAACTGGTATCTGCAATATTTGTTGGTTTTGAAGAAACCACTGCCGAGAAGCATCTTGAAAACTTGCAGAGTGCACTAGAAATGACAGGTTTGAAATATACGGAGAAAGTTTAG